CTAAAGCCTATCGCTGAGATTCAATATCTCGATTATCTAGTATATGCTCTGAATACACTCACTGACGATGTAGCATGCATGCAATACAGAACCAAAGGTGGGCAAAAAGCTCCTATGATTGTCAGAACACGAGGGCACAGGCTTGAAGGAATATGGCATTCCGGTTCGCCTATGAGCATGATACTCGGCAGCTTAAGAGGCATTCGATTGCTAGTGCCTAGAAACTTCACGCAAGCAGCCAGAATGTACAACACATTAATCGCCAGTGACGAACCTGCGGTTATGGTGGAATGCCTCAATGCATATCGTCAAAAAGAAATCATGCCTAGCAACTTAAGCGAAATGAATCTTGAGCTAGGAAAACCTGAAATTCTGAAAGAAGGAAATGATATCACAATCGTGACTTACGGCGCAATGTGCAGAATCGTACTTGACGCAGCCAATAAACTTGAACAAACAGGTATCAGTGCTGAAGTTATAGACGTGCAAACATTGCTTCCATTTGATGTTCATCACGATATTATAAAATCCATTCAGAAAACAAATCGAGTGATTTTTGCTGACGAAGACGCACCAGGCGGAGCGTCCGCATATATGATGCAAAAGGTCGTGGAAGAACAAGATGCATATAAATACCTTGATTCTGCTCCAGCGACAATTTCCGCTAAAGAACATCGACCAGCTTACAGTACTGACGGAGATTATTTCTCCAAACCAAATCCCGAAACAATTTTTGACAAAGCATATGAAATCATATCGGAATGCTATCCAGACAGATTTCCAGAACTATATTAGATAACTTATTGTTATATAGCATTCTAAATAATAAAGGGAAACATTTTGTTTCCCTTTATTATTTTCTCAAATTGCCTTCTATCTCATTAATTATCAAGCATGAAAATTGCTTTTTTATAAGGTTTTAGCCTATTGCAAAATAATTTTTACGAAATGAAGGATACAGAATACTATATGAAATCCGCAGGATACTTTTTTAAAAGATTCATCTTGCAAAAAAAAACTATCAAAGGAAAATCAGATCAATTCAATCTCAAATTCGAATTTTTCTCTCCAGATTGTGTGGGAAGAGAGATTTACAAAAAAGGAATTTACGAAGAACGGCTTTCCAACTTTTTATTGAACGATCTATCGTTTGAAGACAACGACATCATCTTGGACATTGGAGCAAACATTGGATGGTACTCGTCATTGCTATCCAGTCAAATATCCGAGAATGTTCATATCCATTCTTTTGAGCCCGACCCAAGCAATTTCTCTTTGCTTCAAGCGAATTTAGCTCATAATGCTTCCTCAAATGTTTCCGCTCACCAAATGGGAGTATCTGATAAAACGGAAACCAAGAATTTGCACTTATATAAAAAAAGCAATGGTGGTAGACATTCGTTGCTTGACATCAACGGCACAGAGACTGTGGAAATCAATACGATAAGTCTGGATGACTTTATTGAAAAAAATAATATTGACCCCAAACGAATAAAATTCCTAAAAATGGACATTGAAGGTTTTGAGTACTTCGCTTTTCTTGGAGGAAAAAAAGCCTTGGAATTCGTGCCTAAAATGCTTGTCGAATACTCTCCTGGATATATGAGAAAAGGGGGAATAGATCCGGCTCTTTGTCTTGAGCTTTTGGAAAGTTACAATTTTGAGCCATACGATATTGGAAAAATTGGAGAGCAACCTCAAAAACTCGACAGAAACTTTCTCCTTGAAAGAAACAACAACATGGATATCCTATGGATTAAAAAATAAAAAAATGCCTGCTAAGCGAGTAACTTAGCAGGCACTTTCATTCAATAATAATCTCCTCTATATTTTAAAAGTTCCTATGCTGGCTAGATAAGCAACCGCTCCAGCCAAATAACCGATCAAAGCCAAAAAGCTGATATTTTTAAAATACCATCCAAAACTGATTCTCTCCATACCCATTGCGGCCACTCCTGCCGCCGAACCAATGATCAAGCAACTCCCGCCTGTTCCTGCGCAATATGCGATAAACTGCCAAAATGCATGGTCTTGAGGAAATGTTTCCAATGAATACATACCCATGCTGGCAGCTACCAAAGGAACATTATCCACTACAGCAGAAAGCAATCCGATAGCCAAGCCAACTATAGTGTTATTTTGAATAGTCGTATCTAGCCAATGAGCAGTGGTTTCCAGAATTTTAGCGACATCCAAAGCACTAATAGCCAATAATATTCCCATGAAGAACAATACGGAAGGCATATCAACCTTCTTCAACACTCCAACAACCGACAATTCTTTTCTCAACTTATGAGGCTTTGCTCTATGCAGTATTTCAGTCAACAACCACAATGCGCCCAAACCAAATAGTATTCCAGCAAAAGGAGGCAAATGCGTTAAAGTCTTGAATATCGGAACAAACAACAACAAACCAACTCCAACTGCAAATACAAGTTTCTTTTCAAACTCATCCACTCCAAGTTGCTCGTTATGGTAGAACAACTCATCATTGCCCTGTCCGGGAATCTTTCCTAACTCAAACCTTTTGCGCTTTAATATCGCTGACACTAGAACAGTCGGTACGATAATGCAAATGATACTTGGCGCTATCAGTGACTTTACAATCGCCAAAGTAGTGATTTGTCCTCCAATCCATAACATGGTCGTCGTTACATCCCCTATAGGCGACCATGCTCCACCTGCATTAGCAGACAAAACAACCATAGATACAAACAGCATTCTCATCTTCACATTCTTAATCAACTTCCTCAAGATCGAAATCATGACTATTGTGGAAGTAAGATTATCCAACGCCGCTGACAAGATAAAAGTAAATGAAACTACGATCCACAACAGTGTCACGATGTTTTGAGTTGTAATTTTTCTTGTCATCAGGTCAAATGATCCGTGAGCGTCAATCAATTCAACAATTGCCATTGCGCCCATTAAAAAGAACAAGATGCTTGCAATGTCTCCTACATGCTCAAGAAAAACTCCCTCGGTAATATGCTTTGCAAATTCTTCTCTGGAAAGAAACTCGGAAGGAACATCCGCCATGGTTATGAATATGGTCCAGCAAAGTATTCCTGTCAGCAATGCTGTTGCTGATTTATCAATATTGATATTGTGTTCAGTGGCTATGCCCACATAGCCCACTGCAAAGACAGTAAGTAATAAAACAATCATAGGCAGGTAATTTTGTTTGTGTTTAGTGTTTGGAGACCTTCAAAGTTTGAATTCTCCTAGCTATCTCGCTTAGGTTAAATTAATTACAAAATAAGGCACACAATCCAAAAAAGACATTTTTTAGGCAAAAAATTAAGACAATATTTTTCAAATTCACAATTCAAAATAACTTATAATCTTAACAAAATATTATTTAACCAATTTACTTATACTCATTAAAAACAAGCTCGAATAAATCTTCCATAATGTGCTGATCAATACTTGATCGATGCTTTTTCAAAGTAAATTTTCATTCTTCTTTATTCAATTATATGCGACTTTCCATATTTTAGTATCCAAATTGATCAACTTATGAAAATATTGCATACTGCCGACTGGCACTTGGGGAAAAGACTGCATAGTTTTGACTTGCTAGAAGATCAGCAGGCTTTTTTAGATTGGATTTCATCTTATATGCTAAAAGAACAAGTGGATTTGTTGCTTATAGCAGGCGACATTTTTGACACGGCATATCCGAACCTTCAAAGCCAGGAAATATACACACAATTTTTAGCCAAGCTTTATTCCGCTGAATATCCAAAGCAAGTAATCATAACCGATGGCAATCATGATGGCAAAAGCACGCTACGCATCACAAGCAATATTTTGAAACACTTAAATGTTTCTGTGGTATGCGATGTTCATGAGAATAGAAATGAGCATATTATTCCTGTAAAAAATGGCGACAATATCGAAATGTATGTCGTGGCTGTTCCATTTTTAAGAGATCAAGACTTAAGAAAATCATCAGCGGAAGCCGGTAGCTTGGAACGCTCTGAAGTAATGAAAAAAGCTCTCAGGGATTTTTATAATGAATTGGCTGAGAAAGTTCAACAGATAAATACGGAAGAAAAGCCTGTGATAGCTATGGGGCATTTGTTTACTGCTGGAGCGGAATCTGAAGATTCGGATTCAGAACGTCCGATTCAAATGGGACATCAAGCTGGTGTGAGTGCTGATATCTTTTCTTCCATCTTTGATTATGTAGCCTTGGGACATATACACAGAGCTCAAAAATTCGATACGAAAACGGAAGTTCGTTATTCGGGTTCGCCTTACCCATTGAGTTTTTCCGAAAGAAACTACGAGCATAAAATGTGGCTTATCGAAACTGACAACAAGATCAAAAATATTGAAGCTATAAAAATACCTGCATACAGGAAATTAGTTCGTCTGGAAGGAACATTTGACAATATTACATCTAAAGCTGAAACTCTGGGAAGCGTCGCTTCTTTCTTTCCAAATCTGGTAGAAGTGCATGTCAAAGAAGAGCTTTACGATCCTTTGCTCAGATCCAAAATCGATGAGTGGAAAAACCAATGGCATCAAAGGCAGGAACACAGTTTGGTCGCAAAGTATACGTATGCTTTTGAGAAAAAGAGCGAAACAGCTTCCTCGCTTTACGATCATGAGAAAATTTCTCAAGAGAATTTTACGGCAAAAAATATCTTTCTTGATATGCTCAACAAGGATACTGACTTGGATGAAAACATGAAGCAGAATGTTGTCTCTGCATTCGAATCATTGGAAAACGAATCTCACTAGCCTCTAAACCATGAAAATTAACCGCATTTTTATAAAAAACATAAACTCCCTGAAAGGAAAGCATTTAGTTGATTTTAATGAAGGAAGCCTAGCCCAGTCCGAACTGGTAGCCATAGTAGGACCAACAGGAGCAGGTAAATCGACACTTTTGGATGCTATTCTTTTAGCATTTTACAATAAGACTCCGCGCTATCAAAAAGTCTCCGCCAATGAACTTGAGAAATCCGGCGGGTTAGTTACCAGAGGAGAAAGCGAAGCCATTTCTTCCGTGGATTTTGAAGTAGTCAAAGACGGCAAAGCAAGTCATTACAGAGCGCATTGGACGGCGAGCAAAGGTCAGCGAGGCGAAGCTAAAAACGAGATCAGAAATTATCGCATGGAGTTTTCCGAATTGAAATATTCCGGTGATGACCAAGGAGTCATTTTGGCTGAAGGAAGAGAAAATAAAGTAGTGCCGGTAATCGAAGATATCGTGGGACTTCATTATGATCAGTTTGTAAAAGCTGTGATGCTCTCGCAAGGTGAATTCGCTAAGCTCTTGAAAGCGGATCGCAAACAGCGCAATCAGCTTTTGGAAAAAGTTACCCGTTCGTTTGACTTTCGAGATATTTCAATCAAAGCTTATCAAGCTTATGACCAAAGAAAAAAAGAACTTGAAGAACTGTACAAAGACAAAGAACGAATCAATGTACTGTCGATAGAAGAAAAAGAGGAGATAGAAAAAAAGCTTCTGGAATACACCGAGCAATTGGATAAGGAAGCTCTTGTTCTGTCAAAGTATAAAAAGACCAAAGACAATTTCGACAACTTCGACAAGATACTGGAAGAGCTCTCAGCCTTGGAATCCAAAGAAAATAAGTTAAAGGAAGAACTTCAGACTTTTGAACCGAAAAAAATATCGTTGGAACTTTTTGAATCCGCACTGCCATTGCAAGCGGATTGGAAAAGCTTGAATGATCAAAAAGTCGCTCTGAAAAACCTAAATCAAGAAAAAGAAAAACTAGACCAAAGCCTTCAATCATTCGAGGATCAATGGAATGTCTTAAACCAGAATCAAAAAATGACTGACCAGTCACTTTTGGAATGGACTCATAAAAAAGACATGCTTGAAACGCTATGGAAAAGTGTGGAAGGGTATGACAAGGAAATAGATAAATTCAACGCAGAAGCGGAATCATTTGCCGTAAGGCTAAAGGACACTTCTGAAAAGAAAAAGGAAACAGAGTCCAAGAAAGCACAAAGCCAACAGCAACTTCAGGAACTAGACAAAAATCAGACACAACTAACCGAATGGCTCAAGGAGAAAGCTTCGCTCGAAAGTCTTTCTTCAGAACTTGGCAAGCTCGAAAGTGCCCAAGCACAATCATTGGAATACAAATCACACTTTGATCAGGAAGTTTCGGGTATTGAAGATCAAAGTTTATTAAAGAGAGTAAAAATAATTCTCAATGATTCTCAGTTTACTGATCACCTGGATAATTGGAAGTTTAAGACTGAAAGTGAGCTAAATGAGGCTAAAGGTCAAAGAATTTTTAATGATTGGGATATAGAAAAGTACACTGAAGCCGAAATACTGCTCGAAAAAGCTTCAGATCACTATCAAAATATTGCGAAGCTAAGCCAACAGAAAAAAGAAGCCTTGGAACGCAAAACTTCGCTGGACAAAGAGCTGAAACAAATAGACAAAGAAGTCGAAGCGCAGAGAATAGCGATTCAACATACTGAACTGAGTGAGACTGAGCTTAAGGCTAAAGTTGAAAGACTGAAGTTGGAAAATAATAAGTCGGTACTGGGTCTTAGAAAATCACTGCAAAAAGGTCAGCCTTGTGCTGTCTGCGGAAGTTTGGATCATCCATTTGAGCATAAAGAAGACCAGATTGACGAGACTAAGCAAGCTGAAAAACAGCTGGAGGAGATCAATAAATATCTTAAGAAGCTTACGGTAGAACTTCAAAGTTTTGAAAAAAAGAAAGTAGCAGGGCAAACCTCCTTGAAGGCTGTGGATATGGAAATTAGTAAGGCAGAAAAAGATCTTATTGCCTTGAACAATGAAAAAACAAATTATGATAACAAGTTCAAGTACTTGTTCTCTGAAATTCCTCACAATCTTTTTACACAGTTGGAGCTTATTAAACAAGATAAAAAGTTAGTTGAGAGGATAGAGAAGTATTCAAAATTTTTACTTGTCTTTGACAGAATACAACAATCGTATAAGAGATGGCAGGCTTCGCAGGAGAGTTTTAAATCTTTGTTTGCTCCATATCAGGCTTTCAGTGCGGATATCAATGAGCTGAAACTGTTGTCTGAGGATTATACATTGAAAAAAGATAAAGCCGATCAGTTAAATAATGATATTAAGCTGGCAGAAAATGATCTGACTAACCTTAACACTGCTTTTGATCAGGTCAATGTCGAATATCATCAGGTCGATGCTCAATATCAAGTAGCCAAAGAGCAGTCCAAGGGCTTTAAAAATGCTCGGGAGGCATTGTTTGGCGACAAAAAGGTGGAGGCAGAACGAGAAAACTATCAGCAGGAAAAAGATATTCGTACCAAAGCTGTCACCGAAGTCAAGGAAGCGCTGGTGAAAAACCAGACCGAAAAAGAAAATCAAACTACCAATCTGCAGAAGACAGTAAGTCAAATCGAGCAGATGGAGCAGGATATTCAGGAGAAGCAACTTAATCTATTGGCTAGGTCAGTTGAAAAAGGTTTTGAGACATTGGAAGATCTCCAACAAGCATTGGAGTTGAAAAATATTGAAGAACTGAAAGCTGAAAACAAACAGCTGGAAGTTAACAAATCCCAAATCTCCGGAGCAAAAGTCAACATACTCGAACGCAAAGAAAAGCTGGAAGAAATCGTATTCTTAGAGCCTTTGGATAAAGAAGAGAACCAACGCAGACTTGCGGAAACAGAACTTAGGATCGATGAAGTCAAAGACAAAGTCGCATCAGAAAAAGCTGAACTAAATCACAGCGCCAAGAATGAAAAAGAGGCAGAAAAACTTCTTAAGTCCATTTCAAAAAAAGAAGAAGAACTCAAAACATGGATTTGTCTCAATGATATGATCGGTTCTGCTTCAGGTGACAAATTCAATGATTATGCTCAGAGCCTAATGCTTGGAATTCTTCTCGAATATGCCAATAAGCACTTGGATTCCTTGAGCCCTAGATATCGTTTTGTCACTGTGCACAGCAAGAAAGAAGGCGAAAAAATCGATGACCTCTTTGTCAAAGACATGGAAATGGGAGAGGATATCAGAGCTATCCGCACACTGAGTGGTGGAGAAACATTCTTATTGTCTTTGTCTCTGGCTTTGGGACTTTCTGAGATGGCCAGCCAACGTATTCAGATCGAAAGCTTGTTCATAGACGAAGGCTTTGGAACGTTGGACAAGGATACTCTAGAGGAAGCTCTTTCTACTTTGGAAACATTGCAGAATACTACGAACAAAAAAATCATGATCATATCCCATGTGCCTGAGCTACAGGAAAGAATTCCAACTCAAATCAGATTGCATAAAACAGGAAATGGCTATAGCAAAATC
The Aureibacter tunicatorum DNA segment above includes these coding regions:
- a CDS encoding SLC13 family permease, with amino-acid sequence MIVLLLTVFAVGYVGIATEHNINIDKSATALLTGILCWTIFITMADVPSEFLSREEFAKHITEGVFLEHVGDIASILFFLMGAMAIVELIDAHGSFDLMTRKITTQNIVTLLWIVVSFTFILSAALDNLTSTIVMISILRKLIKNVKMRMLFVSMVVLSANAGGAWSPIGDVTTTMLWIGGQITTLAIVKSLIAPSIICIIVPTVLVSAILKRKRFELGKIPGQGNDELFYHNEQLGVDEFEKKLVFAVGVGLLLFVPIFKTLTHLPPFAGILFGLGALWLLTEILHRAKPHKLRKELSVVGVLKKVDMPSVLFFMGILLAISALDVAKILETTAHWLDTTIQNNTIVGLAIGLLSAVVDNVPLVAASMGMYSLETFPQDHAFWQFIAYCAGTGGSCLIIGSAAGVAAMGMERISFGWYFKNISFLALIGYLAGAVAYLASIGTFKI
- a CDS encoding exonuclease subunit SbcD; this encodes MKILHTADWHLGKRLHSFDLLEDQQAFLDWISSYMLKEQVDLLLIAGDIFDTAYPNLQSQEIYTQFLAKLYSAEYPKQVIITDGNHDGKSTLRITSNILKHLNVSVVCDVHENRNEHIIPVKNGDNIEMYVVAVPFLRDQDLRKSSAEAGSLERSEVMKKALRDFYNELAEKVQQINTEEKPVIAMGHLFTAGAESEDSDSERPIQMGHQAGVSADIFSSIFDYVALGHIHRAQKFDTKTEVRYSGSPYPLSFSERNYEHKMWLIETDNKIKNIEAIKIPAYRKLVRLEGTFDNITSKAETLGSVASFFPNLVEVHVKEELYDPLLRSKIDEWKNQWHQRQEHSLVAKYTYAFEKKSETASSLYDHEKISQENFTAKNIFLDMLNKDTDLDENMKQNVVSAFESLENESH
- a CDS encoding FkbM family methyltransferase, giving the protein MKDTEYYMKSAGYFFKRFILQKKTIKGKSDQFNLKFEFFSPDCVGREIYKKGIYEERLSNFLLNDLSFEDNDIILDIGANIGWYSSLLSSQISENVHIHSFEPDPSNFSLLQANLAHNASSNVSAHQMGVSDKTETKNLHLYKKSNGGRHSLLDINGTETVEINTISLDDFIEKNNIDPKRIKFLKMDIEGFEYFAFLGGKKALEFVPKMLVEYSPGYMRKGGIDPALCLELLESYNFEPYDIGKIGEQPQKLDRNFLLERNNNMDILWIKK
- a CDS encoding AAA family ATPase translates to MKINRIFIKNINSLKGKHLVDFNEGSLAQSELVAIVGPTGAGKSTLLDAILLAFYNKTPRYQKVSANELEKSGGLVTRGESEAISSVDFEVVKDGKASHYRAHWTASKGQRGEAKNEIRNYRMEFSELKYSGDDQGVILAEGRENKVVPVIEDIVGLHYDQFVKAVMLSQGEFAKLLKADRKQRNQLLEKVTRSFDFRDISIKAYQAYDQRKKELEELYKDKERINVLSIEEKEEIEKKLLEYTEQLDKEALVLSKYKKTKDNFDNFDKILEELSALESKENKLKEELQTFEPKKISLELFESALPLQADWKSLNDQKVALKNLNQEKEKLDQSLQSFEDQWNVLNQNQKMTDQSLLEWTHKKDMLETLWKSVEGYDKEIDKFNAEAESFAVRLKDTSEKKKETESKKAQSQQQLQELDKNQTQLTEWLKEKASLESLSSELGKLESAQAQSLEYKSHFDQEVSGIEDQSLLKRVKIILNDSQFTDHLDNWKFKTESELNEAKGQRIFNDWDIEKYTEAEILLEKASDHYQNIAKLSQQKKEALERKTSLDKELKQIDKEVEAQRIAIQHTELSETELKAKVERLKLENNKSVLGLRKSLQKGQPCAVCGSLDHPFEHKEDQIDETKQAEKQLEEINKYLKKLTVELQSFEKKKVAGQTSLKAVDMEISKAEKDLIALNNEKTNYDNKFKYLFSEIPHNLFTQLELIKQDKKLVERIEKYSKFLLVFDRIQQSYKRWQASQESFKSLFAPYQAFSADINELKLLSEDYTLKKDKADQLNNDIKLAENDLTNLNTAFDQVNVEYHQVDAQYQVAKEQSKGFKNAREALFGDKKVEAERENYQQEKDIRTKAVTEVKEALVKNQTEKENQTTNLQKTVSQIEQMEQDIQEKQLNLLARSVEKGFETLEDLQQALELKNIEELKAENKQLEVNKSQISGAKVNILERKEKLEEIVFLEPLDKEENQRRLAETELRIDEVKDKVASEKAELNHSAKNEKEAEKLLKSISKKEEELKTWICLNDMIGSASGDKFNDYAQSLMLGILLEYANKHLDSLSPRYRFVTVHSKKEGEKIDDLFVKDMEMGEDIRAIRTLSGGETFLLSLSLALGLSEMASQRIQIESLFIDEGFGTLDKDTLEEALSTLETLQNTTNKKIMIISHVPELQERIPTQIRLHKTGNGYSKIITD